The nucleotide window CTCGAAGGTGTCGTTGGTCACCTCGCCTTCGGCTGAAACCTGATTCATGGTGAAACAGGCCATTCCGAAATTGTCGTCGATTTTCAGTGTTGCGCTTTTGGGCGGATCGCCCTGCTCGAAATCGCTTTCCTCGGTGTCGAGGATCCAGGAGCCGAGAAAGGGTGCGAGTTTGTCTTCGATCATCTGACCAACATGGGTAAAAGGAAAAACCGCCACCGGCATAGCCGCTGGCGGTTCCACGTGCAAATTGTAATGGTTGTCAGGCGCTCAGTGCAGAGAGTTCAGCAACGATGGCATCACCCATTTCGGAAGTCGAAACCGTCGCTTGGCCCTCACTGGCAATGTCCTTGGTCCGCAGGCCCTTGTCGAGCGCAACAGCAATTGCCTTGTCCAGCTTGTCGGCCGCTTCCACTTCCTCAAAGGAATACCGCAGCGCCATGCCGAAGCTTGCGATCATGGCGATCGGGTTGGCTGCGCCTGTTCCGGCGATGTCCGGAGCGGAGCCATGGACGGGTTCATAAAGCGCCTTGCGCTTGCCGGTCGCCTCGTCAGGAGCGCCGAGTGAGGCCGATGGCAGCATGCCAAGCGAACCGGTCAGCATGGCGGCGACATCAGACAGCATGTCACCAAAAAGGTTGTCGGTGACGATCACATCGAACTGTTTCGGCCAGCGGACCAGTTGCATGCCGCCGGCGTCGGCCAGCATATGCTCCAGTTCCACGTCCTGATAACCGTTGCCATGCGTCTGTGTGACGACCTCATTCCACAGAACACCGGACTTCATGACGTTCCGTTTTTCCATTGAGGTGACTTTGTTATTCCGCGTACGGGCCAGCTCGAAGGCAACCTTCGAAATGCGTTCAATTTCGTATGTGTCGTAAACCTGAGTATCGACACCACGCTTCTGGCCGTTGCCAAGGTCCGTGATTTCCTTTGGTTCGCCGAAGTAAACGCCGCCTGTCAGCTCCCGAACGATCAGGATATCAAGTCCCTCGATGATGTCCTTCTTCAGCGAAGATGCATCGGCGAGGGCCGGATAGCAGATTGCGGGACGCAGGTTTGCAAAGAGTTGCATGTCCTTGCGAAGACGCAGGAGCCCCGCTTCAGGGCGCACTTCGTAGGGAACGTCGTCCCACTTCGGACCCCCGACCGCACCGAAAATGACGGCATCGGCGGCCATGGCCTTTGCCATGTCTTCTTCGGAGATCGACTGGCCATGAGCGTCATACGCCGAGCCGCCGACGAGACCTTC belongs to Roseibium porphyridii and includes:
- the leuB gene encoding 3-isopropylmalate dehydrogenase, with translation MASQKLLLLPGDGIGPEIMPEVKKVISWFNENGGMSFETEEGLVGGSAYDAHGQSISEEDMAKAMAADAVIFGAVGGPKWDDVPYEVRPEAGLLRLRKDMQLFANLRPAICYPALADASSLKKDIIEGLDILIVRELTGGVYFGEPKEITDLGNGQKRGVDTQVYDTYEIERISKVAFELARTRNNKVTSMEKRNVMKSGVLWNEVVTQTHGNGYQDVELEHMLADAGGMQLVRWPKQFDVIVTDNLFGDMLSDVAAMLTGSLGMLPSASLGAPDEATGKRKALYEPVHGSAPDIAGTGAANPIAMIASFGMALRYSFEEVEAADKLDKAIAVALDKGLRTKDIASEGQATVSTSEMGDAIVAELSALSA